Genomic DNA from bacterium:
GATGGGCGCGATCACGTTTGGGATGACGTGGCGACCCATGATCCGCGGGTCCGAAGCCCCAAGGACCCGCGCGGCGTCCACGTACTCGAGCATACGCACGGAGAGCACCGAGCCTCTGACCAATCGGGCAAACCTCGGGATCTCATGGACCCCCACCGCGATCATCACCTGGGGGAGGCCCGGGCCCAGCGCGGCGATCACCGCCAGCGCGAGGAGGATGTCCGGAAACGCGAGGAGGATGTCCATCGCGCCCATCGCCGTTCGATCGAGCAGGGTCCCGTAGAAGCCCGCCAGCACCCCCACCGCGGTGCCGATTACCAGGCCGATGGTCACTGCGAGCGCGCCCACGAGGAGCGAGATTCGCGCCCCCCACACGATGCGGCCGAACTGGTCCCGGCCGAGCGTGTCGGTCCCCAGGGGGTGGGCGGTCGAGGGAGGGTGCAGCCGCTGCACGAGATCCTGTTGATCGTACCCCTGCGGGGCGAGCAGCGGCGCCGTGAGACTGACCAGCAGAAACCCTGCCGCGAGTACCGCCCCGAGGAG
This window encodes:
- a CDS encoding ABC transporter permease translates to MAHAQALRAPSRVTRRRPAAFLRRLFRRRLVLLGAVLAAGFLLVSLTAPLLAPQGYDQQDLVQRLHPPSTAHPLGTDTLGRDQFGRIVWGARISLLVGALAVTIGLVIGTAVGVLAGFYGTLLDRTAMGAMDILLAFPDILLALAVIAALGPGLPQVMIAVGVHEIPRFARLVRGSVLSVRMLEYVDAARVLGASDPRIMGRHVIPNVIAPIIVLTSLDIGTTMLAAAGLSFLGFGAQPPLPDWGGMINQGRAFLRTAWWVGVFPGAAIMLTVLGFNLIGDGLRDALDPRLRQSSQS